A genomic region of Mycobacterium senriense contains the following coding sequences:
- a CDS encoding alpha/beta hydrolase domain-containing protein, with translation MTNTTQVTPVPGKPALLLSAFDLADVGYVVEEFFVSGTACCYAPVGGLGPDGRWDVTPSGSADYTTRIVALTPADPARFNGTVLVEWLNVSGGIDAAAVWMMAHREILRSGYAYVAVSAQRVGVEGGESLLGADMSLKSQDSQRYAGLHHPGDAFSYDIFSQIGALIKGGEHGAILRDLPAQRVIAVGESQSAMFLTTYVNAVDPLSPHYDGFLVHSRFGPAAPLDGSSIFEESPATPAVTFRPELRVPLLTVITETDVFGGPREGYYFARQPDNDRLRVWEIAGAAHADNYTIQVAFIDSGSAPLEAIVAGYTPTNTLMGQELAHNINFGPQHHYVVQAALAALNNWVATGEPAPRADSLEVRESSLPQPVPDGNGIARGGIRTPWVDVPIARTSGLGGEESIMSAIFGSGELFDANTIQRLYPGGSTQYLESFTGALDAAIGAGFILPADRAEILQLAAAIYPGGRP, from the coding sequence ATGACGAACACCACCCAGGTGACGCCCGTCCCCGGCAAGCCGGCGCTGCTGCTGAGCGCTTTCGACCTGGCCGACGTGGGCTACGTCGTCGAGGAGTTCTTCGTCTCCGGCACGGCCTGCTGCTACGCCCCGGTGGGCGGGCTGGGCCCCGATGGCCGTTGGGACGTAACCCCCTCGGGCTCGGCCGATTACACCACCCGCATCGTGGCGCTGACGCCAGCCGACCCGGCCCGGTTCAACGGCACGGTGCTGGTCGAATGGCTCAACGTGAGCGGCGGCATCGACGCCGCCGCGGTGTGGATGATGGCGCATCGCGAAATCCTGCGCTCCGGTTACGCCTACGTCGCGGTGTCGGCCCAGCGAGTGGGGGTCGAGGGCGGCGAGAGCCTGCTCGGCGCGGATATGTCGCTGAAAAGCCAAGATTCGCAACGGTACGCGGGCCTGCACCACCCGGGCGACGCGTTCTCTTACGACATCTTCTCCCAGATCGGCGCGCTCATCAAAGGTGGCGAACACGGCGCGATCCTGCGCGACCTGCCCGCGCAGCGCGTCATCGCAGTGGGCGAATCCCAGTCCGCGATGTTCCTCACCACCTACGTCAACGCCGTCGATCCGCTGTCCCCGCACTACGACGGATTCCTGGTCCACTCCCGGTTCGGCCCGGCCGCTCCGCTGGACGGCAGCTCGATCTTCGAGGAATCCCCTGCGACGCCGGCAGTTACGTTCCGGCCGGAACTACGTGTCCCGTTGCTCACCGTCATCACCGAGACCGACGTTTTCGGCGGACCACGCGAGGGCTACTACTTCGCCAGGCAGCCCGACAATGACCGGCTGCGGGTCTGGGAGATCGCCGGTGCGGCCCACGCCGACAACTACACGATCCAGGTGGCGTTCATCGACAGCGGCTCGGCACCGCTCGAGGCCATCGTGGCCGGCTACACGCCGACCAACACGTTGATGGGCCAGGAACTCGCGCACAATATCAACTTTGGCCCGCAGCACCACTATGTGGTGCAGGCGGCGCTCGCCGCGCTGAACAACTGGGTGGCCACCGGCGAACCGGCGCCGAGGGCCGACTCGCTCGAGGTCCGTGAAAGCTCTCTGCCACAACCTGTTCCGGACGGCAACGGCATCGCCCGGGGCGGCATCAGGACGCCGTGGGTGGACGTGCCGATCGCCAGGACGTCGGGCCTGGGCGGCGAAGAGAGCATCATGTCGGCTATCTTCGGCTCAGGAGAGCTGTTCGACGCCAACACGATTCAGCGGCTCTATCCCGGTGGCAGCACCCAGTACCTGGAAAGCTTCACCGGGGCCCTCGACGCGGCGATCGGTGCCGGGTTCATCCTGCCGGCCGACCGCGCCGAGATCCTGCAGCTTGCCGCCGCGATATATCCCGGCGGGCGGCCTTAG
- a CDS encoding NAD(P)H-dependent amine dehydrogenase family protein has protein sequence MFKVGVWGPGSMGVIALRGVIDHPELELVDVVVHSDAKAGRDAGELCGIGPVGVVATQDSAALLAGDADVVVYAAGANLRPLDATADMVSILRSGKNVVSCSIVPLVFPDGLDAAFTGSLRQAALDGGVSFFTTGIDSGFANDVLPLVLTGVSRAVESVRVTEMFNYATYPDRAAVYEILGFGKPPEYQAFAAQPGIFTFAWGPVLHQLAAGLGVKVDSIEESNERIAATESFDTPTGHIGAGTIAAMRSTLTGYVDGKPTFVVDHVTRMRDDIAPDWPQPHISIPPKDLGYGLASGQGLYRVEIEGSPSMRCEFEMAEDHDHDLGARIAGASRMVNAIPAVCAAPPGLLSALDLPMVTGAGLLRPVQGPPPDSRLF, from the coding sequence GTGTTCAAGGTGGGGGTGTGGGGTCCGGGATCCATGGGTGTGATCGCCCTGCGTGGGGTCATCGACCATCCGGAGCTTGAACTGGTTGACGTCGTGGTGCACAGCGACGCGAAGGCCGGCCGCGACGCCGGGGAGTTGTGCGGCATAGGGCCGGTCGGCGTGGTAGCCACCCAGGACTCGGCGGCGCTGCTCGCCGGCGACGCCGACGTGGTGGTGTATGCCGCCGGCGCCAATTTACGGCCGCTTGATGCCACGGCCGACATGGTCTCGATCCTGCGGTCCGGCAAGAACGTGGTGTCCTGCTCGATCGTGCCGCTGGTCTTTCCCGACGGGCTCGACGCCGCCTTCACCGGCTCGCTGCGGCAGGCCGCGCTCGACGGGGGCGTGTCGTTCTTCACGACCGGCATCGACTCCGGGTTCGCCAATGACGTGCTGCCGCTGGTGCTTACCGGCGTCTCCCGGGCGGTCGAGTCGGTGCGGGTAACTGAGATGTTCAACTACGCGACCTATCCGGACCGTGCTGCGGTGTATGAGATCCTCGGCTTCGGCAAGCCGCCGGAGTATCAGGCATTCGCGGCGCAGCCCGGAATTTTCACCTTCGCTTGGGGACCCGTCCTGCACCAGCTCGCCGCGGGTTTGGGCGTCAAGGTCGACAGCATCGAGGAGAGCAACGAGCGGATTGCCGCCACCGAGTCCTTCGACACCCCCACCGGTCACATCGGCGCCGGAACCATCGCCGCGATGCGCTCCACGCTCACCGGTTATGTCGACGGGAAGCCGACTTTCGTGGTCGACCACGTGACGCGGATGCGCGACGACATCGCGCCCGACTGGCCGCAGCCGCACATCTCGATCCCGCCGAAGGACCTCGGCTACGGGCTGGCCTCCGGGCAGGGCCTCTACCGCGTGGAGATCGAGGGATCCCCGAGTATGCGGTGCGAATTCGAGATGGCCGAAGACCACGACCACGACCTGGGGGCGCGCATCGCGGGCGCCTCGCGCATGGTGAACGCGATCCCGGCGGTGTGCGCGGCCCCGCCCGGTCTGCTGTCGGCACTGGACCTGCCGATGGTCACCGGGGCCGGATTGCTCCGCCCGGTCCAGGGGCCCCCGCCGGACAGCCGGCTGTTCTAA
- a CDS encoding MarR family transcriptional regulator, translating to MDVLAALANSKFGLTSAELAKRCAISTSTCALVLAELERRAWVARRGNRRYVLGSGLFGLVHGLRDQFPLLDRGRDALRFLHDKLGAGCSMSRIGARHLTTVDAVGHGPDGEHAVGQRFPIDPPFGLVAMAWRDDDSVEAWLRRVTPRLTRGEIAEHQRVLASIRARGYGAWRFDDTHRSLHTRLVDVLASLEPTAQVTHQLTRLMTMVALQSVTDVLETELATTEFVVLPIFAHDGQPEYQIEIHLSHATALTLPELDAALRHAQGLLAATLP from the coding sequence ATGGACGTCCTTGCCGCCCTGGCGAATTCGAAGTTCGGCCTCACCTCGGCCGAGCTGGCCAAGCGCTGCGCGATCAGCACCTCGACCTGTGCCCTGGTGCTGGCCGAACTGGAGCGACGGGCCTGGGTGGCGCGCCGCGGCAATCGCCGCTACGTCCTGGGCAGCGGATTGTTCGGGCTGGTCCACGGGCTGCGCGACCAGTTCCCGCTGCTGGACCGCGGGCGTGACGCGCTGCGCTTCTTGCACGACAAGCTCGGCGCGGGTTGCTCGATGTCCAGGATCGGCGCACGGCATCTGACCACCGTCGATGCGGTTGGCCACGGCCCCGACGGCGAGCACGCCGTGGGGCAACGCTTCCCCATCGACCCGCCGTTCGGCCTGGTCGCCATGGCCTGGCGCGACGACGACTCCGTCGAGGCGTGGTTGCGCCGCGTGACGCCCAGGCTTACGCGTGGCGAAATCGCCGAGCACCAGCGGGTACTGGCGAGTATCCGCGCCCGCGGCTACGGCGCCTGGCGGTTCGACGACACTCACCGGTCGCTGCACACCCGGCTGGTCGACGTGCTGGCCTCGCTGGAGCCGACGGCACAGGTCACCCACCAGCTCACCAGGCTGATGACGATGGTGGCCCTGCAGTCGGTCACCGATGTCCTCGAAACGGAATTAGCCACAACGGAATTCGTCGTCCTGCCGATATTCGCCCATGACGGCCAGCCCGAGTACCAAATCGAGATTCACCTGAGCCACGCCACCGCGCTGACCCTGCCGGAACTCGACGCCGCGCTGCGGCACGCCCAGGGCCTGCTCGCCGCGAC